In a single window of the uncultured Pseudodesulfovibrio sp. genome:
- a CDS encoding ATP-binding protein: MQSLKIKVFLVVLAFVLFMLMTMGMYWWNIVAFRERLIIMDEFHDVVSDILETRRYEKNFMFYPEPGSLGEALVYLDRAEHTVALLQPQIVEILGQGTYNDVLKDIAVYRKLLHSLANGDKSVAVTTRQHGTRLVEAAQALLVKKKQTIHDALNRILYMPLAVSSLILILITAVYMWQARKMLGRLNYVQRAADGVAKGDYEAIQHLTSEDPISVMMRSAFQSMAAQLDERQEQLIEARKLVSIGTLTSGIAHELNNPLNNVSLTADTMLEELDDLPQEEMRELLGDIINETGRASEVVRNLLDFSRDEERPLTRLSMPNVIRQTLRLVGNQLSLNGIKVITELPENLPDIRGDMHYLQQVFINLFLNADQAMEKGGTLSVAARTDGTRVCVDVTDNGCGMDKDTQSRIFDPFFTTKPVGKGTGLGLSIIYGILKKHGGDIDVHSREGVGTTFTVCLPVLAEGEEA; the protein is encoded by the coding sequence ATGCAATCGTTGAAGATCAAGGTCTTTCTGGTGGTCCTCGCCTTTGTCCTGTTCATGCTCATGACCATGGGCATGTACTGGTGGAACATCGTGGCCTTCCGCGAACGCCTGATCATCATGGACGAGTTCCACGACGTGGTTTCCGACATCCTGGAAACACGGCGCTACGAGAAAAACTTCATGTTCTATCCCGAGCCGGGCAGCCTGGGCGAGGCTTTGGTCTACCTGGATCGCGCCGAGCATACCGTGGCCCTGCTCCAGCCCCAGATCGTCGAGATTCTTGGCCAGGGCACCTACAACGACGTGCTCAAGGACATCGCCGTGTACCGCAAGCTGCTGCATTCACTGGCCAACGGCGACAAGAGCGTCGCGGTCACCACGCGTCAGCACGGTACCCGGCTGGTGGAGGCTGCCCAGGCCTTGCTCGTGAAGAAGAAGCAGACCATCCACGACGCCCTGAACCGCATCCTGTACATGCCCCTGGCGGTCAGTTCCCTGATCCTCATCCTGATCACCGCGGTCTACATGTGGCAGGCGCGCAAGATGCTGGGAAGGCTCAATTACGTGCAGCGGGCCGCCGACGGCGTGGCCAAGGGGGACTACGAGGCCATCCAGCACCTGACCAGCGAGGACCCCATCTCGGTCATGATGCGCTCGGCCTTCCAGTCCATGGCCGCACAGCTGGACGAACGCCAGGAGCAGCTCATCGAGGCCCGCAAGCTGGTCTCCATCGGCACCCTGACCTCGGGTATCGCCCATGAGTTGAACAACCCGCTGAACAACGTCTCCCTGACCGCCGACACCATGCTCGAGGAACTCGACGACCTGCCCCAGGAGGAAATGCGCGAGCTGTTGGGGGACATCATCAACGAGACCGGGCGCGCCTCCGAAGTTGTCCGCAATCTGCTGGACTTCTCGCGGGACGAGGAGAGGCCTCTGACCCGGTTGAGCATGCCCAACGTCATCCGCCAGACCCTCAGGCTGGTGGGCAACCAGCTCTCCCTGAACGGCATCAAGGTCATAACGGAACTTCCCGAAAACCTGCCGGACATCCGGGGCGACATGCATTATCTGCAGCAGGTCTTCATCAACCTTTTTCTGAACGCGGATCAGGCCATGGAAAAGGGTGGTACCCTGAGCGTCGCGGCACGGACCGACGGCACCCGTGTCTGCGTGGACGTGACCGACAACGGCTGCGGCATGGACAAGGATACCCAAAGCCGCATCTTCGATCCCTTCTTCACCACCAAGCCGGTGGGCAAGGGGACGGGCCTTGGGTTGTCCATCATCTACGGCATCCTCAAGAAGCACGGCGGGGACATTGATGTGCACAGCCGCGAGGGCGTGGGCACGACCTTCACGGTCTGCCTGCCGGTCCTGGCCGAAGGAGAGGAGGCCTGA
- a CDS encoding serine/threonine protein kinase — protein MSEEVRTLVERYMPEFPVRRCGRMFTDTTQFMDINHGDVIALGGSHYLVLKDESERRFGMEDPKYWVKRCRELETGEPKILKLVFFERFPLKIGEFEVQCYRSPKKESRILDLVADDPRFMHGVTRLDDRENPVRILDIVQGREVGKYVYALKADHETYFREHFPAILDNFVEACEAIGSLHAKGEKHGDIRRDHLFIEYGTGLYRWIDFDYTFDFHENPYGLDIFGLGNILIYCVGKQVWYTANLGEGGFPDEVLNDLGPGDRSLIIRNRVVNMRKLFPYIPVELNNVLMHFSQRTEVFYDTVEEFLDELRPCRRLLG, from the coding sequence ATGTCCGAAGAAGTCAGGACGCTGGTGGAGCGGTACATGCCGGAGTTTCCTGTCCGGCGATGCGGCAGGATGTTCACGGACACCACCCAGTTCATGGACATCAACCATGGGGATGTCATTGCGCTGGGCGGCAGCCATTACCTTGTGCTCAAGGACGAGAGCGAGCGGCGCTTCGGCATGGAGGACCCAAAGTACTGGGTCAAGCGGTGCCGCGAGCTGGAGACCGGCGAGCCGAAGATCCTCAAGCTGGTTTTCTTTGAGCGCTTCCCGCTGAAGATCGGGGAATTCGAGGTCCAGTGCTACCGCAGCCCCAAGAAGGAGTCGCGCATCCTGGACCTGGTGGCCGATGACCCCCGGTTCATGCACGGTGTGACCCGCCTGGATGACCGGGAAAATCCGGTCCGCATCCTGGACATCGTCCAGGGAAGAGAGGTCGGCAAGTACGTCTACGCGCTCAAGGCCGACCACGAGACCTATTTCCGCGAACATTTCCCAGCCATCCTCGACAACTTCGTGGAAGCCTGCGAGGCCATCGGGAGCCTGCACGCCAAGGGCGAGAAGCACGGCGACATCCGGCGCGACCACCTGTTCATCGAGTACGGCACCGGCCTATACCGCTGGATCGACTTCGACTACACCTTCGATTTCCACGAAAATCCCTACGGACTGGATATCTTCGGTCTGGGCAATATCCTCATCTACTGCGTCGGCAAACAGGTATGGTACACGGCCAACCTCGGGGAGGGAGGCTTTCCCGACGAGGTCCTGAACGACCTGGGGCCGGGCGATCGCTCCCTGATTATCCGAAACCGTGTGGTCAACATGCGCAAGTTGTTTCCGTACATTCCGGTCGAACTGAACAACGTGCTCATGCATTTTTCGCAACGGACAGAAGTCTTCTACGACACCGTGGAGGAGTTTCTCGACGAGCTGCGGCCGTGCCGCAGACTCCTCGGATAA
- a CDS encoding PP2C family protein-serine/threonine phosphatase, with translation MRIRSKLLVFFLLVSLAPLLLVWGSIRSDMTAMGENLAERSGNLLVSRASQSLERVVADHAAILFRERQMLDATALLLSSRVEEALSGHGRAPQGDPYVLPEGREDDLKSEYYSLGMSGIPQPLDIDFSRASVRSDDADTPLGDLAPLLARVKNEYPGLLLWIDVALKNGDRVRYPDVRQTMMGGSMGMMGAFGLTTEGNGFPSNLTWDTPRVDRVTGRMVFALNAPVRDAKGAVAGRLTLVVPVDAVLHEQSRTSPLPEGSEPLLVAPKVDPGTSETGLRIVARERSGQIGMGHMWIPEADAWLTPADTAPLQGIVESMLAGKSGVVGVSGAAGRELWAFAPMDKRGVSLLLIVPEKEIIQDARAARDYVADQVREHNAKMGVLVLAVVFFVVLMAFFLSKLFTRNIREVAHAVRCVARGDFTVRAEVRSRDEVGRLARSFNEMIPELQDKVRMQNSLEVAQEVQLSLLPGHNPEFPGADIAGASTYSDETGGDYYDFIPRTTDRGDSLVVAVGDVSGHGVQAALTMASARAYLRSLVSGGAPLGEAVTSVNRLVFKDTDGSGRFMTLFLLELFADGTMEWVRAGHDPAMLLVPGKDAFEELQGEGLPIGVLPDGDFTVGRGRAVSGQIAVIGTDGIWEAVSPDGEMFGKDRLKTLIREHGKDGAPALIQAVDQAVTSFRATAPQRDDMTLAVVRWV, from the coding sequence ATGCGTATTCGATCAAAACTGCTTGTCTTTTTTCTTCTGGTTTCTCTGGCGCCCTTGCTCCTGGTCTGGGGCAGCATACGAAGCGATATGACCGCCATGGGGGAGAACCTGGCCGAGCGCAGCGGCAACCTGCTGGTCAGCAGGGCCAGCCAGTCCCTCGAGCGGGTGGTGGCCGATCACGCCGCCATTCTGTTCCGCGAACGCCAGATGCTCGATGCCACGGCCTTGCTGCTCTCCTCCCGGGTGGAAGAGGCGCTCTCGGGACACGGGCGCGCCCCGCAGGGTGATCCCTACGTCCTGCCCGAGGGGCGGGAGGATGACCTGAAGAGCGAGTATTACAGCCTGGGCATGTCCGGCATTCCACAACCGCTGGACATAGACTTCAGCCGGGCCTCCGTGCGGTCCGACGATGCGGATACGCCGCTGGGCGATCTGGCCCCTCTGCTGGCCAGGGTCAAGAACGAGTACCCCGGCCTGCTCCTGTGGATCGACGTGGCCCTGAAGAACGGCGACCGGGTACGCTATCCCGATGTCCGGCAAACCATGATGGGCGGTTCCATGGGCATGATGGGGGCGTTTGGACTCACCACCGAGGGCAACGGATTTCCCTCAAACCTGACGTGGGATACGCCGCGAGTCGACCGCGTCACCGGACGCATGGTCTTCGCCCTGAACGCACCGGTCAGGGACGCCAAAGGCGCGGTCGCCGGGCGGCTGACCCTGGTGGTGCCCGTTGATGCGGTCCTGCACGAGCAGAGTCGCACCAGTCCTTTGCCTGAAGGTTCGGAACCTCTGCTGGTCGCGCCCAAGGTCGATCCGGGGACCAGCGAAACCGGTCTGCGCATCGTGGCGCGCGAGCGGTCCGGGCAGATCGGTATGGGGCATATGTGGATACCTGAAGCAGACGCCTGGCTGACCCCGGCGGACACGGCCCCCCTGCAGGGCATCGTCGAGTCCATGCTGGCCGGAAAATCCGGCGTGGTCGGCGTATCCGGCGCGGCGGGGCGGGAGCTTTGGGCCTTTGCCCCCATGGACAAGCGCGGGGTGTCTCTACTGCTCATCGTACCCGAAAAGGAGATCATCCAGGACGCCCGGGCGGCGCGTGACTATGTGGCCGATCAGGTGCGAGAGCACAATGCCAAGATGGGAGTGCTCGTCCTGGCTGTTGTCTTTTTCGTGGTTCTCATGGCCTTTTTTCTGTCCAAACTCTTTACCCGCAACATCCGGGAGGTGGCCCACGCGGTCCGTTGCGTGGCCCGGGGCGACTTCACGGTGCGGGCCGAGGTGCGATCCCGCGACGAAGTGGGCCGGCTGGCCCGGTCCTTCAACGAGATGATCCCCGAATTGCAGGACAAGGTGCGCATGCAAAACTCCCTGGAAGTCGCCCAGGAGGTCCAGCTCAGCCTGCTGCCCGGACACAATCCGGAGTTTCCCGGCGCGGATATCGCCGGTGCCAGCACCTATTCGGATGAGACCGGCGGGGATTACTACGACTTCATCCCCCGCACCACCGACCGTGGCGACAGCCTGGTGGTGGCCGTGGGCGACGTCAGCGGGCATGGGGTCCAGGCGGCCCTGACCATGGCCTCGGCCCGCGCCTATCTGCGCAGCCTTGTGTCCGGCGGCGCGCCGCTCGGCGAAGCTGTCACGTCCGTGAACCGGCTGGTTTTCAAGGATACGGACGGTTCCGGCCGCTTCATGACACTTTTCCTGCTGGAGCTTTTCGCGGACGGAACCATGGAGTGGGTCCGCGCGGGACACGATCCGGCCATGCTCCTGGTCCCCGGCAAGGACGCTTTTGAGGAACTGCAGGGCGAGGGACTGCCTATCGGTGTCCTCCCTGACGGGGATTTCACCGTGGGCCGGGGCCGGGCCGTTTCCGGCCAGATAGCGGTTATCGGCACGGACGGCATCTGGGAGGCCGTGTCTCCGGACGGCGAAATGTTCGGCAAGGACCGGCTCAAGACCCTGATTCGCGAACATGGGAAGGACGGTGCTCCCGCCCTGATCCAGGCCGTGGATCAGGCGGTGACTTCCTTTAGGGCCACCGCTCCCCAGCGCGACGACATGACCCTGGCCGTGGTGCGCTGGGTCTAG
- a CDS encoding sigma-54 dependent transcriptional regulator, translated as MPLFRAAVIDDESQAAKMVGRALAKLGFEVETFGLGHNFLARMAEAPFQLAFIDLKLPDMDGLEILEAVKTGFENVEAVIITGHGSIASAVEATAKGAANYIVKPFRLQEIRTVAREALEKLELREENRRLKEALEDVPPLKDFLGASQVMLDVFAMIRKVAPVNCTVLLQADTGTGKERAAKAIHDLSQRKNRTFVSFNCGGFTEELISSELFGHEKGAFTGATATKIGLLESANGGTVFLDEIGEMPLNMQVKLLHVLQERRILRVGGTQPIDLDIRIIAATNRDLQEAMAAGQFREDLFYRLNVVRIYLPTLAERREDIPLLADHFLETFNARFGKKVTSISPQAMEVLTQYNYPGNVRELENIIQRAVALADGEVIGQRELPPDLLNLTFSNLGTPGLLPLEEVEKRHILHVLEATGNNKGLASSILGIPRTTLWRRLKKFGLDTDEE; from the coding sequence ATGCCTTTGTTCCGCGCTGCGGTCATAGACGACGAGTCCCAGGCGGCCAAGATGGTCGGCAGGGCGCTTGCCAAGCTCGGCTTCGAGGTGGAAACCTTCGGGCTGGGTCACAATTTTCTGGCACGCATGGCCGAAGCCCCCTTTCAGCTTGCCTTCATCGACCTCAAGCTGCCGGACATGGACGGGCTCGAGATACTCGAGGCGGTCAAGACCGGATTCGAGAACGTGGAGGCCGTGATTATCACCGGGCATGGGTCCATCGCCTCGGCAGTGGAGGCCACGGCAAAGGGCGCGGCCAACTACATCGTCAAGCCGTTCCGGCTCCAGGAGATTCGCACGGTGGCCCGCGAGGCCCTGGAGAAGCTCGAACTGCGCGAGGAGAATAGGCGGCTGAAAGAGGCCCTGGAGGACGTTCCGCCGCTCAAGGACTTCCTTGGGGCCAGCCAGGTCATGCTCGACGTCTTTGCCATGATCCGCAAGGTTGCGCCGGTCAACTGCACGGTCCTGCTCCAGGCCGACACCGGCACGGGCAAGGAGCGGGCGGCCAAGGCCATTCACGACCTGTCACAGCGCAAGAACCGGACTTTCGTTTCCTTCAACTGCGGCGGGTTCACCGAGGAACTGATCTCGAGCGAGCTGTTCGGCCACGAGAAGGGGGCCTTCACCGGGGCCACGGCCACCAAGATCGGACTGCTCGAATCGGCCAACGGCGGCACGGTCTTTCTGGACGAGATAGGGGAGATGCCCCTGAACATGCAGGTCAAGCTGCTCCACGTCCTGCAGGAGCGGCGCATCCTGCGTGTGGGCGGTACCCAGCCCATCGACCTGGACATCCGCATCATCGCGGCCACCAACAGGGACCTTCAGGAGGCCATGGCCGCCGGACAGTTCCGCGAAGATCTCTTCTACCGGCTTAACGTGGTGCGCATCTACCTGCCCACCCTGGCCGAACGGCGCGAGGATATCCCGCTTCTGGCCGACCACTTCCTGGAGACCTTCAACGCCCGGTTCGGCAAGAAGGTGACCTCCATTTCGCCTCAGGCCATGGAAGTCCTGACCCAATACAACTATCCGGGCAACGTCCGCGAGTTGGAGAACATCATCCAGCGCGCCGTGGCTCTGGCCGACGGCGAGGTCATCGGCCAGCGGGAGCTGCCGCCCGATCTGCTCAATCTGACCTTCAGCAATCTCGGCACGCCGGGCCTGCTTCCGCTGGAAGAAGTCGAAAAAAGGCATATTCTCCATGTGCTCGAAGCCACAGGCAACAACAAGGGGCTTGCCAGCTCCATCCTCGGCATTCCACGGACCACTCTCTGGCGTCGGCTCAAGAAATTCGGCCTGGACACGGACGAAGAATAG
- a CDS encoding DUF599 domain-containing protein, which produces MSDFFAPHLLDLICLAISAGLFSFYHLYVRSKLKENPTYSLYGATTIARTAWVVNVMEEKNDILAVQTLRNSTMAATFLASTSILLAVGLLTLSGQADKLGETWHAMNIFGSRAESTITLKLLIILGNLFIAFFNFSFAIRLFMHVGFLINTPPEEGSYGASITFVAMELNKAGGHFHIGMRAYYFLVPLIFWLFSPLFMVAATVTLVILMSRIEKTPDLNCEYLETLFKNSCPLPPR; this is translated from the coding sequence ATGTCTGATTTTTTCGCCCCGCACCTGCTGGACCTGATCTGCCTGGCCATTTCCGCCGGACTTTTCTCCTTTTACCACCTGTATGTGCGCAGCAAATTGAAGGAGAACCCGACCTACTCCCTGTATGGGGCCACCACCATCGCCAGGACGGCCTGGGTGGTCAACGTCATGGAGGAGAAGAACGACATCCTGGCCGTGCAGACTCTGCGCAACTCGACCATGGCCGCCACCTTCCTGGCCTCCACCTCCATTCTGCTGGCAGTGGGGCTGCTGACCCTGTCCGGTCAGGCCGACAAGCTGGGTGAGACCTGGCACGCCATGAACATCTTCGGCTCTCGCGCCGAGAGCACTATCACCCTCAAGCTGCTGATCATCCTCGGCAACCTGTTCATCGCGTTCTTCAATTTCTCTTTTGCCATCCGGCTGTTCATGCACGTGGGCTTCCTGATCAACACCCCGCCCGAGGAGGGCAGCTACGGTGCGTCCATCACGTTCGTGGCCATGGAACTGAACAAGGCGGGCGGCCATTTCCACATCGGCATGCGGGCCTACTACTTCCTGGTCCCGCTCATCTTCTGGCTATTCAGCCCCCTGTTCATGGTCGCGGCAACCGTCACCCTGGTCATACTCATGTCCCGGATCGAAAAAACACCGGATCTGAACTGCGAGTATCTGGAGACCCTGTTCAAGAACTCGTGCCCCCTTCCCCCCCGGTAG
- a CDS encoding glycerophosphodiester phosphodiesterase family protein: MFFDHLQGAGYVCAHRGARAMAPENTMLAAELGLVLGADFWEMDVQRTSDGELVVFHDDDLGRTTDVSARHEFCERAPWPIQLFSLEELRSLDAGTWFAESDPYGTIARGEVRSTDLGRMRGQRIPTLEKALAFTRRNDFPMNLEIKDLQYAPGDLSIVSQVLRQIREAKAEDLILVSSFNHDYLAEMHRLAPEIPLAALVEGEHPENIEEYLADLGAVGYHPDEAILDEDLVRRLTGAGIQVSPYTVNDMDRALSLIDAGCFGIITDFTHTLRGRLDAR; this comes from the coding sequence ATGTTCTTCGATCATCTGCAAGGCGCAGGCTATGTCTGCGCCCATCGTGGCGCACGCGCCATGGCCCCGGAAAACACCATGCTGGCCGCAGAGCTTGGCCTGGTTCTCGGAGCGGATTTTTGGGAGATGGACGTCCAGCGGACCTCTGATGGCGAACTGGTGGTTTTTCATGACGACGATTTGGGCCGGACCACGGATGTCTCGGCCCGGCACGAGTTCTGTGAGCGCGCGCCGTGGCCCATCCAGCTGTTCAGTCTCGAGGAACTGCGTTCCCTGGACGCCGGGACCTGGTTCGCCGAGTCCGACCCCTACGGGACCATAGCCCGGGGCGAGGTGCGGTCGACCGATCTCGGACGCATGCGCGGTCAGCGTATCCCCACCCTGGAAAAGGCCCTGGCCTTCACCCGGCGCAACGATTTCCCCATGAACCTGGAGATCAAGGACTTGCAGTACGCCCCCGGCGACCTGTCCATCGTTTCCCAGGTACTGCGTCAGATCCGCGAGGCCAAGGCCGAGGATCTGATTCTGGTTTCCTCGTTCAACCACGACTATCTGGCCGAGATGCACCGTCTGGCGCCCGAGATTCCCCTGGCCGCTCTGGTCGAGGGCGAGCACCCCGAGAACATCGAGGAGTATCTCGCCGACCTGGGCGCGGTAGGCTACCACCCTGACGAGGCCATCCTGGACGAGGATCTGGTCCGGCGCCTGACCGGCGCGGGCATTCAGGTCTCCCCCTATACGGTCAACGACATGGACCGGGCGCTCTCGCTCATCGACGCGGGCTGCTTCGGAATCATCACCGACTTCACCCACACCCTCCGCGGGCGGCTGGACGCGCGTTAA
- a CDS encoding universal stress protein yields the protein MDFKKVLIAVDGSDNSLRAVRYAASILGGGKGYAVQLVHIERLPERDLFPDESSWSGQCREHSRDMREFLDEARAVLEAGGLSGETICSLYVDSCAARPEAGSDCSHGRNIALEILAIAEREECGTLVIGRRGVSKAEEFLFGSVSNKLIHHAKDRTVWVVS from the coding sequence ATGGATTTCAAGAAAGTGCTCATCGCCGTGGACGGTTCCGACAATTCGCTGCGTGCCGTACGCTACGCGGCCTCCATCCTGGGCGGCGGGAAAGGATATGCCGTGCAGTTGGTGCACATCGAGCGGTTGCCTGAACGGGACCTGTTCCCTGACGAATCGTCCTGGTCCGGCCAGTGCCGGGAACATTCGCGGGATATGCGCGAATTCCTCGACGAGGCGCGCGCGGTACTGGAGGCGGGCGGGCTGTCCGGTGAAACCATTTGCAGCCTGTATGTCGACAGTTGCGCGGCCCGCCCCGAAGCCGGTTCGGATTGCAGTCATGGCCGGAACATCGCCCTGGAGATACTCGCCATCGCGGAGCGGGAAGAGTGCGGGACGCTGGTCATCGGACGCAGGGGCGTGTCCAAGGCCGAAGAATTCCTGTTCGGCAGCGTGTCCAACAAACTCATCCATCACGCCAAGGACAGGACCGTGTGGGTGGTCTCCTGA
- a CDS encoding universal stress protein, translated as MKNVLIVVDKSESSLWLAYYAMGLTRRMAVNVSILLVVDEEFDGRDGDDEEWIGSPEKRLESILAEGRSDGTRLDYYVVHGRMEEEIPKFIQENGVTKLFIGAPPSGRQSLYSKLMKVIDAVNTTTRCEVEVVQKVSAHGKRK; from the coding sequence ATGAAGAATGTATTGATCGTAGTGGACAAATCGGAATCGAGCCTGTGGCTGGCTTATTACGCCATGGGGCTAACCCGGCGCATGGCCGTGAACGTCTCCATCCTCTTGGTTGTGGATGAGGAGTTCGACGGCCGGGACGGGGACGACGAGGAGTGGATAGGCTCGCCCGAGAAACGCCTGGAATCGATCCTTGCCGAGGGGAGATCGGATGGCACCCGCCTCGATTACTACGTGGTTCACGGCCGGATGGAAGAGGAGATTCCCAAGTTCATCCAGGAAAACGGTGTGACCAAGCTCTTCATCGGCGCCCCTCCGTCGGGCCGACAATCACTGTATTCGAAACTGATGAAGGTGATTGATGCGGTGAACACCACCACCCGCTGCGAAGTGGAGGTGGTGCAGAAGGTGTCCGCGCACGGCAAGCGCAAGTGA
- a CDS encoding LysE family translocator produces the protein MNIEMWAMFFLAYLVTTLSPGPNVLLVLKNSIRHGWRSAFITVLGNLTCQLLIVCLVAVGVGHLLAELPFWFVVMKSVGGGYLIYLGIRNLRAARKGKGTALVEAEAVPVEGKRLRSLFLEAFLVSASNPKTLIFLSAFLPQFLDTAHPVSEQFTVMFATICAIVATVHLGYSYLIASLGHRFSFKDFGRRIDKLTGGLFIAMGGGILLSDRV, from the coding sequence ATGAATATTGAAATGTGGGCCATGTTCTTCCTGGCCTATCTGGTGACCACTCTGTCTCCGGGCCCGAACGTGCTGCTGGTCCTCAAGAACAGTATCCGGCACGGCTGGCGGTCCGCCTTCATCACTGTGCTCGGCAATCTGACCTGTCAGCTTCTGATCGTCTGTCTGGTGGCGGTGGGCGTCGGCCATCTATTGGCCGAGCTGCCGTTCTGGTTCGTGGTCATGAAGTCCGTGGGCGGGGGCTATCTCATCTACCTGGGCATCAGAAACCTGCGCGCGGCCCGAAAGGGCAAGGGAACCGCCCTGGTCGAGGCCGAGGCCGTACCCGTCGAGGGCAAGAGGCTGCGGAGCCTGTTCCTGGAGGCCTTCCTGGTCTCGGCGAGCAATCCCAAGACGCTGATCTTCCTGTCCGCCTTCCTGCCGCAGTTCCTCGATACGGCGCACCCGGTATCCGAACAGTTCACGGTCATGTTCGCGACCATCTGCGCCATCGTCGCCACCGTGCACCTGGGGTACTCGTATCTGATCGCCTCGCTGGGGCACCGATTCTCGTTCAAGGATTTTGGGCGCAGGATCGACAAGCTCACCGGCGGACTGTTCATCGCCATGGGCGGGGGCATCCTGCTCAGCGATCGCGTCTGA
- a CDS encoding sulfite exporter TauE/SafE family protein, with product MFHMYLPIAGNSVNVFLVFALGGFVGLLSGIFGVGGGFLMTPLLIMFGIPPTVAAASDSNQIVGASTSGCLAHYRLGNVDFKMGFLLLIGGVLGGFGGVQVIKVLRAMGNADFLINITYVLMLGGVGSYMFIESVQSLRKKAPEANAPVKPVKKSRYAAMMEALPFQTDFVKSGVRLSMLMPLVLGVLVGVLAAIMGVGGGFIMVPIMVYLLRMPMHVVVGTSLFQILFTCINVTILQSYTNHTVDFVLAVLLLLGSTLGAQFGTRISRKLKGEQLKILLATLVLAVMVKMLLNLLVTPDVLLAIAGGH from the coding sequence ATGTTTCATATGTATCTTCCCATAGCCGGGAACAGCGTCAACGTGTTCCTGGTATTCGCCCTGGGAGGGTTCGTCGGCCTGCTGTCCGGCATCTTCGGTGTCGGCGGCGGCTTTTTGATGACGCCGCTTCTGATCATGTTCGGCATTCCGCCGACAGTGGCTGCGGCTTCTGACTCCAACCAGATCGTGGGCGCGTCCACCTCGGGCTGCCTGGCTCACTACCGGTTGGGCAACGTGGACTTCAAAATGGGCTTTCTGCTGCTCATCGGCGGCGTGCTCGGCGGCTTCGGCGGCGTTCAGGTTATCAAGGTCCTGCGGGCCATGGGCAACGCGGACTTTCTGATCAACATCACCTACGTGCTCATGCTCGGTGGCGTTGGTTCCTATATGTTTATCGAGTCCGTGCAGAGCCTGCGCAAAAAGGCCCCCGAGGCCAACGCGCCGGTCAAACCGGTCAAGAAATCCCGTTATGCTGCCATGATGGAAGCGCTTCCCTTCCAGACCGACTTTGTCAAGTCCGGAGTGCGTCTGTCCATGCTCATGCCTCTGGTGCTCGGCGTCCTGGTGGGCGTTCTCGCGGCCATCATGGGTGTCGGCGGCGGCTTCATCATGGTCCCGATCATGGTCTACCTGCTCCGTATGCCCATGCACGTGGTCGTCGGCACCAGCCTGTTCCAGATCCTGTTCACCTGCATCAACGTGACCATCCTGCAGTCCTACACCAACCATACCGTGGACTTCGTCCTGGCCGTCCTGCTTCTGCTGGGCTCCACCCTGGGCGCGCAGTTCGGCACCCGCATCAGCCGCAAGCTCAAGGGCGAACAGCTCAAGATCCTGCTGGCCACCCTGGTCCTGGCCGTCATGGTCAAGATGCTGCTCAACCTGCTGGTCACGCCCGACGTGCTGCTGGCCATCGCCGGAGGTCACTAG
- a CDS encoding TIGR02186 family protein: MNKFAYTCAALLAVLILSCPAFAAAPVSMTIRPNLVAIGTGFNGTKLTVTGEVPQGTSAVIRLLGEPHNKTFKKKGKALGLLWMNLGEIEIQGVPDVFLVGTDGASNINWEHSDLAFQSVKGDTEDWVYDEFIKLMEEDGFYEVENGIIQYTGEEEGKRSFRAELSIPSAMHQGVYRVEVLSVKDGKIADMAAEELHTKLTGLPAFLSKLAFDHSLLYGVAAVIIAILAGLFMSLVFKERGGAH, from the coding sequence ATGAATAAGTTCGCATACACCTGCGCGGCCCTGCTGGCCGTCCTGATACTGTCCTGCCCGGCCTTTGCCGCCGCTCCGGTGAGCATGACCATCCGCCCGAATCTGGTCGCCATTGGCACCGGCTTCAACGGCACCAAGCTGACCGTTACCGGTGAAGTGCCCCAGGGTACCTCCGCGGTCATCCGTCTGCTCGGCGAGCCGCACAACAAGACCTTCAAGAAGAAGGGCAAGGCGCTCGGCCTGCTGTGGATGAACCTCGGCGAGATCGAAATCCAGGGCGTGCCCGACGTCTTCCTGGTGGGTACGGACGGCGCGTCCAATATCAACTGGGAACACTCCGACCTTGCCTTCCAATCCGTCAAGGGCGATACCGAAGACTGGGTCTATGACGAGTTCATCAAGCTCATGGAAGAGGACGGCTTCTACGAGGTCGAGAACGGCATTATCCAATACACCGGCGAGGAAGAGGGCAAGCGCTCCTTCCGGGCCGAACTGTCCATCCCCTCGGCCATGCACCAGGGCGTGTACCGGGTCGAGGTCCTGTCCGTTAAGGACGGCAAGATCGCGGACATGGCCGCCGAGGAACTGCACACCAAGCTGACCGGGCTGCCCGCCTTCCTGTCCAAGCTTGCCTTTGACCATTCGCTGCTCTACGGAGTGGCCGCCGTCATCATCGCCATCCTGGCAGGGCTGTTCATGAGCCTGGTCTTCAAGGAACGCGGAGGCGCCCACTAG